From Clarias gariepinus isolate MV-2021 ecotype Netherlands chromosome 2, CGAR_prim_01v2, whole genome shotgun sequence, one genomic window encodes:
- the myoz3a gene encoding myozenin-2 isoform X1, giving the protein MQTANNNLSKQWQQQAWALSREARGEGLRLGKKVSVPKDVMIEELNLPSNRGSRMFQERQKRVEKYTVENAAEAPAIIYDGLNQKQTQSQFQTPSQAHGGKENPTYPVAGKHNLVTTLMESVSKKGSPSVIAPGYTGPLKELPREKFNITVIPKSYCSPWSEALRGNEELLSSLYHQLPPPEKLPPANYRCFNRVAMPFGGPIHSKRVISTISFEAAEPQNLPGSTVDRIIKRPNFNRAPRGWATGYLPESNEL; this is encoded by the exons ATGCAGACTGCAAACAACAACTTGAGCAAACAATGGCAGCAACAAGCATGGGCACTGAGCAGAGAAGCTCGAGGAG AGGGCCTGAGACTAGGGAAAAAGGTCAGCGTACCAAAGGATGTAATGATCGAGGAGCTTAACCTGCCATCTAACAGAGGTTCCAGGATGTTCCAAGAGAGGCAAAAAAGAGTCGAAAAATACACGGTGGAGAACGCAGCAGAAGCGCCTGCCATCATATAT GATGGCCTGAATCAGAAGCAGACCCAGAGCCAGTTCCAGACACCATCACAGGCCCATGGAGGGAAGGAGAACCCGACATACCCCGTAGCCGGTAAACATAATCTGGTTACCACTCTGATGGAATCTGTCTCCAAGAAAGGCAGCCCAAGCGTCATTGCCCCAG GATACACTGGCCCTTTGAAAGAGCTTCCTCGTGAAAAGTTCAATATTACAGTAATCCCCAAATCCTATTGCTCACCATGGAGTGAGGCGCTGAGAGGCAACGAGGAGCTACTCTCCTCCCTATACCACCAGCTTCCTCCACCAGAGAAACTTCCACCCGCAAACTACAGATGCTTCAACAG aGTTGCGATGCCATTTGGGGGCCCTATTCACAGTAAGAGAGTTATTTCCACCATCAGCTTTGAAGCAGCGGAGCCACAGAATTTGCCAGGATCCACAGTGGACAGGATAATCAAACGGCCCAACTTCAACAGAGCACCTCGCGGCTGGGCCACTGGTTATTTACCTGAGTCTAATGAACTTTGA
- the myoz3a gene encoding myozenin-2 isoform X2, protein MQTANNNLSKQWQQQAWALSREARGEGLRLGKKVSVPKDVMIEELNLPSNRGSRMFQERQKRVEKYTVENAAEAPAIIYDGLNQKQTQSQFQTPSQAHGGKENPTYPVAGYTGPLKELPREKFNITVIPKSYCSPWSEALRGNEELLSSLYHQLPPPEKLPPANYRCFNRVAMPFGGPIHSKRVISTISFEAAEPQNLPGSTVDRIIKRPNFNRAPRGWATGYLPESNEL, encoded by the exons ATGCAGACTGCAAACAACAACTTGAGCAAACAATGGCAGCAACAAGCATGGGCACTGAGCAGAGAAGCTCGAGGAG AGGGCCTGAGACTAGGGAAAAAGGTCAGCGTACCAAAGGATGTAATGATCGAGGAGCTTAACCTGCCATCTAACAGAGGTTCCAGGATGTTCCAAGAGAGGCAAAAAAGAGTCGAAAAATACACGGTGGAGAACGCAGCAGAAGCGCCTGCCATCATATAT GATGGCCTGAATCAGAAGCAGACCCAGAGCCAGTTCCAGACACCATCACAGGCCCATGGAGGGAAGGAGAACCCGACATACCCCGTAGCCG GATACACTGGCCCTTTGAAAGAGCTTCCTCGTGAAAAGTTCAATATTACAGTAATCCCCAAATCCTATTGCTCACCATGGAGTGAGGCGCTGAGAGGCAACGAGGAGCTACTCTCCTCCCTATACCACCAGCTTCCTCCACCAGAGAAACTTCCACCCGCAAACTACAGATGCTTCAACAG aGTTGCGATGCCATTTGGGGGCCCTATTCACAGTAAGAGAGTTATTTCCACCATCAGCTTTGAAGCAGCGGAGCCACAGAATTTGCCAGGATCCACAGTGGACAGGATAATCAAACGGCCCAACTTCAACAGAGCACCTCGCGGCTGGGCCACTGGTTATTTACCTGAGTCTAATGAACTTTGA
- the acsl1b gene encoding long-chain-fatty-acid--CoA ligase 1b, whose translation MQAQELLKQLRVPELAEMRDYLRSLSTGTLVGMGAFAALTTYWYTTRPKALKPLCDLRMQSVEVPGGEFARRSVLVDADKLLSFYYDDATTMYEVFTRGLRVSNNGPCLGSRKPKQPYEWLSYSEVAERAENLGSALLHKGHSKVKDQYIGIFAQNRPEWTISELACYTYSLVSVPLYDTLGTEAIDYIIEKTGITTVVCDLPAKARLLLDCVAARQHSLKTMILMEDFDSELVAQAQKCGVELISLKDAEALGKAHRQQPAPPKADDIAIICFTSGTTGNPKGAMLTHRNILSNVSAFTKITETSCPLSPSDSHISYLPLAHMFERVVQGVMLIHGGRIGFFKGDIRCLMDDLITLKPTVFPVVPRLLNRMIDKIYGQANTPLKKWILEFAFRRKEAEMMSGVMRRNSLWDKIIFKKVQASVGGKVRMMLTGAAPVSAPVLTFLRAALGCQFYEGYGQTECTAGCAVTLSGDWTAGHVGPPLPCNLVKLVDVADMNYLAVNGEGEVCVKGPNVFKGYLKDPEKTEEAIDKDGWLHTGDIGRWQPNGTLKIVDRKKHIFKLAQGEYIAPEKIENIYIRSEAVAQAFVHGDSLQACLVAIIVPDPDYLPGWAKKKGFHGSYEELCRSTEVKNAILEGIVKLGKESGLKSFEQVKDIVLHTEMFSIQNGLLTPTLKAKRAELRNHFRQQIDQLYSKIHM comes from the exons ATGCAGGCCCAGGAGCTGTTGAAGCAGCTGCGTGTGCCTGAGCTGGCAGAGATGAGGGATTACCTCCGCAGCTTGTCCACCGGTACGCTCGTGGGCATGGGAGCCTTCGCTGCACTCACCACCTACTGGTACACAACTCGACCAAAAGCGCTCAAACCACTGTGTGACCTGCGCATGCAGTCCGTTGAGGTGCCG GGAGGAGAGTTCGCCCGGCGCTCAGTGTTAGTGGACGCCGACAAGCTCCTGTCTTTTTACTACGATGATGCTACAACCATGTACGAGGTCTTCACCAGAGGCCTACGGGTATCGA ATAACGGACCTTGTTTAGGCTCCAGAAAGCCAAAGCAGCCGTATGAGTGGCTGTCCTATTCAGAG GTTGCGGAGAGAGCCGAGAACCTGGGCTCAGCGCTGCTACACAAAGGTCACTCCAAAGTCAAAGACCAGTACATCGGCATCTTCGCCCAGAACAGACCCGAG TGGACCATCTCAGAGCTGGCTTGCTACACATACTCACTGGTGTCAGTGCCTCTGTACGACACACTGGGGACCGAAGCCATCGACTACATCATCGAAAAAA CCGGCATCACCACAGTGGTGTGTGACTTACCGGCAAAGGCTCGTCTTCTGCTTGACTGCGTGGCTGCCAGACAGCACTCGCTGAAAACCATGATCCTGATGGAGGACTTTGACTCGGAGTTGGTGGCCCAGGCACAGAAATGCGGCGTGGAGTTAATCAGCCTGAAAGATGCAGAG GCGCTTGGGAAAGCCCATCGGCAGCAGCCTGCA CCTCCTAAGGCTGATGACATTGCTATTATTTGCTTCACTAGTGGAACGACAG gaAACCCCAAAGGGGCGATGCTCACCCATAGAAACATTTTGTCCAACGTTTCTGCATTTACCAAGATAACAGAG acCAGCTGTCCTTTAAGCCCCAGTGACTCTCACATCTCGTACTTACCTCTTGCGCACATGTTTGAGCGAGTGGTGCAG GGGGTGATGCTGATCCACGGGGGTCGCATCGGCTTTTTCAAAGGAGATATCCGCTGTCTCATGGATGACCTCATCACCCTGAAGCCCACCGTGTTTCCCGTAGTGCCTCGTCTGCTCAACCGAATGATCGATAAG ATCTACGGCCAGGCCAACACCCCTCTGAAGAAGTGGATCTTGGAATTCGCCTTCAGGAGGAAAGAGGCTGAGATGATGAGTGGTGTTATGAGGAGAAACAGTCTGTGGGATAAAATCATCTTTAAGAAAGTTCAG GCCAGCGTTGGAGGCAAAGTGCGCATGATGCTGACTGGTGCCGCTCCTGTGTCCGCTCCTGTACTGACGTTCCTGCGTGCAGCTCTGGGATGCCAG ttttatgAAGGCTACGGCCAGACCGAGTGCACAGCTGGCTGCGCGGTCACGTTATCAGGAGACTGGACAGCAG GTCACGTCGGACCTCCTCTGCCATGTAACCTTGTGAAGCTGGTGGATGTTGCTGATATGAATTATCTGGCGGTGAATGGGGAAGGAGAG GTGTGTGTGAAAGGGCCCAATGTGTTTAAGGGATATCTAAAAGACCCAGAGAAGACCGAGGAGGCCATCGACAAGGACGGCTGGCTCCACACAGGAGACATTGGCAGGTGGCAGCCG AATGGCACTCTGAAGATAGTGGACCGTAAGAAGCACATCTTTAAGCTGGCACAGGGAGAGTACATAGCCCCGGAGAAGATCGAGAACATTTACATCCGGAGTGAAGCCGTGGCTCAGGCTTTTGTTCATGGAGACAGCCTGCAG GCCTGCCTGGTGGCCATCATTGTGCCTGACCCGGATTACCTGCCTGGCTGGGCTAAGAAGAAGGGATTTCACGGCTCCTATGAGGAACTCTGCAGGAGCACG GAAGTGAAAAATGCCATATTGGAGGGCATTGTTAAACTGGGCAAGGAAAGTGGACTGAAGTCTTTCGAACAG GTGAAGGATATCGTTTTGCACACAGAGATGTTCTCGATCCAGAACGGCCTCCTGACCCCAACACTTAAAGCCAAGCGCGCCGAGCTCCGGAACCATTTCAGACAGCAGATCGATCAGCTTTACTCCAAGATCCACATGTGA